TTTATCCGGTACGCTAAAAAAACCTTTTATTATCGTAATCAGTTATATGTGGCTGGTGGTTATTGCCTCTAACTTAAATATCTGGGAATCATTACGAGATTCTTTTGCCGGTTTGCTAAGCCGACCTAATACAATTGGAAGCATTACTTTTACTTTAGGAAATATTGTTTTGTTCTTTATAATTGTCTGGATCGCACATTTACTTCAAAAATATGTAGCGTACTTTTTTGGGGAAATCGAAGACGAAAACGAAGAAAACATCAACAAAAGACAGCATTCTAAATTATTAATTACAAGACTTGTCGTTTTAATTGCAGGATATCTTTTAGCTGTTGCGGCATCAGGAATGCCATTGGATAAACTAAGTATTCTTTTAGGAGCTTTAGGTGTCGGTGTCGGACTCGGACTTCAGAATATCGTCAGCAATTTCGTTTCAGGTATTATTTTGATATTCGACAAACCTATCCAGATTGGAGACGTTGTTAATATAAGTTCAGAATCCGGACGTGTAAAATCGATGGGATTAAGAACTACGAAAATCAATGCCCCAAATGGTGCCGAAATCATTATCCCAAATGGTAATTTATTATCTCAGAATATCACTAACTGGACGTATACTGACAATTTTAAACTAGTGGATATTTTAATAGAAATAAACGGCGATGCTACACCGGACGATATTAATGCAATTGTTTTAAGCGCGCTCGAAAGTCTGCCTCTTGCAAATAACACGAGAACACCACAGATTTACTACAATTCAATTTCGGATGGTAAATTCAAATTACAGATTAAATTTTGGTGCAGTATTTACAAAACCGAAGAAACAATCAGTACCGCGAAACAAGTTCTATTTAGCAATTTTAAAGCTAAAGGACTGACTTTTTCGACTTAGTATTTTAAGAAAACACAAAATGGTTTGAATCAATTATAAGATAGATTCAAACCATTTTTATATTCGAAATTTTCCTTAAAACAATGTAATATGGAGGGAAATCAGTTAAGCTATTAAATTTTAAAAATACCTAATCTGAAACACTACCATCAAAAGCTACTCCATAATGAAGTGCCTTTTGATTTTGGACTGATAATATGCGAATTATACATTCAATAATTAACCACTAACCAATCTCAAACACTACCAATTATTTGCAAGTATATTTTTTCTCTTTAATTATTTTATATTTTTTTCCTTCTTTTTTTTGAATAACCCAAAATGAATAATCTATAGTAGAAAAATTTCCTTTACCTATAAAAGCGGCCAGATCAACAGAATATCCAGATTTAGTAAAGACTCCATTAACATTTTCTTTATTGTAAAGAAATAAAAACTTATCATCTATTACAGTTGTATAAATGTTTATAATTCCTTTTGAAGCTATAAAATTTTCAAGACTATATTTAGTGATTAATATCATATTATTTTTCATAATCTCAATACTCCACTGGACACTATTTGTTTGGCAAACCCTGTCTTTTTCCATAATTTCTTTTATCGCTGTTTTCAAATGCGAGTCATTTAAAAAGATAATTTCAGATGTATGATTTTTTTCCGGCACTACTACTTGTGCATTACAAAAACTGTTAAATGCTATAAACAGACATAATATATTTAATAACTTCATGATGTTTTCATTAAATTACTTTTTAGATTTTCTTCTAGGAATCAGTACTTCTTTAAGCTCCACATTTGGTGAATTTGAATTATAATCTTTATATTGTTTAAGAAGAGGAGCATAAACCCTCAAAATAGCACTTGGACTAAACTTTCCTGCTGTTTGAATTTCAGCTGGAGAAGGATAAATTCCTTCAAAATCCATTGGATGACAATGGTCATAGCCTTTTATTGCACTATTATTCCTTGATGCACTAATATTTAAACTAAGTTCTTAACTCTCTTTAAAACTTGTGCCAATAATATTTACTTCATTTTCAAATTTAGTCAATGAAAATTCATTAATGGAGTTATTTGATACAAATTCAAATAATTCATTATAATTCACCATATTACTGTAAATCAACTAATTGAACACATATTTTATCTCCCCTTTACTGAATTAGTAAACTGCGTATTTTCAATAGTATTTAAGAATACTTTTCTCAATAGTAATTGATTCGGCATTTTCATCTTTTTAAGATTACCATTACTATCTCTTGATGCAAAGTAAAGAGTGTATTCGTTTTTATCATCAGTTTCTTTTAATAACTCTATTTTACCTGATTCGTCTAATCCATAATCATTGTCTGGTGATCATTACATTCCATCGGGTTACTATGCTTGTTTTGAGGTCTACGTTAAGGTATGGGGGATTTGAGGACGATAGGTTTTCTTTTAAATATCTACTAAAAAAAGACCGTGTGGTTATATCTTTTACTCATAATTAAAATTTCACATTATTATTCAGTTAGTTACATTGCTATTTGGGAAAATACCTAATTTGAACACTACATACTTAAATGTGCTATAAAAGCAAAAGCCACTCCTTTATGGAATGGCTTAAATGTAAAAGTTCTTTCACTACTTAACTTTATCTTTTTCTATAAATCTTTAATTTCTTTCAGAAAATCTGGAGTTGAAGTAGGATATTTAGGAAATGAGTCAACCATAAATATAACCGATTTTACTGTATTAGTTTTTTGATAAGTGAGTTCATAACGAAATGAACTTATTTTATCAATAGAAAGAATATTTTCGAATAATACCTTTTCGTTCTTAATTTCAAGATATTTATCGCCCAGATAAACTTCTTCTAATTTTCTAAAATTAAATACCCATGCAAATAAAAAAATTAAAGTTGGAAAAAAAATAAATGCTAAATTTTTAAAAGTCAAATCAAAAATGATAAAACCAAAAAGCAAAATTAAAGCATTAATTAGAAGAATAATTGGTACTATTTTCTTTCGAAAGTACGTTGTTTTACTAGATATTTTTTTCATAATATTAAAATTTAACTCCTATTTTGAATCCTTTTTCGCTGCCTATAAAATAAACTGGATTGTTAAGTACGCAAACATAAGGAGAATTTCTTCTAGAAATCTCCGCTAATAGGTCAATATTCATCCATGTATCAGTGCTTAGACATAATTACGTGCTCCATAGTTATAAAACATTCAGCTTTAACTCCTCTTGCAGTTGCATTTAATAACCTTTTGCTCGTTAAATCTTGGACAATTCATACCATCACGAACTTTGGAACACCATGTCGGATTTTTACTCATTTTAGTTCATTTAAGGCAATATTAAACCAAAAAAGATGAGCATTACTGCTCATCTTTAAATTATTTATTTCTGAAATTTATTCAATTTCAAGAGGTTAGAATTCTAAAATCTCATATCACTAACTTTGAAACACTACCAATCAATTGAAAGATTTAAAAAATTCTATTTCTTCCTTTGATAACGGAGGTATATCTTTATATCTGGCTAATTGTAAAATATAACAATACTTCAATAATAAATAACCGCTTTCGTTTTCGGAATGTCCTTTCAGAATATCTCTAAAAAAACTAAACTCTTTTTTTGAATCGTTAGACTTTAAAAAGGGAACAAAATAATGCCCTTTACTAGATTTAATCTTCTCAATTATCCAATATGTACCAGTATTTGTTCTAAAAAATTCATCCAAATAAAGGCTAATTGAAAATAAATCTTTTTCATTAAGTTTTTCTAATCCATACAAGTGAATTTTCTCATCAAATTTATCTAATGTAGAAACATTTTTATAATCCAGTTTTATATCGAATTTATTTTCTAATTCCTCCACATATAACTTAACAGTATTTGAAATATCAGAGATTCGCTCTTGTTCCAATTCTCTAATGTCATCTATATTCATATTTCGGTTATTATTTTCTTGACTATATCCATAAAAAAAAGAAAAAAATAATATAGTTACGGATATTTTTTTGGTTAGCATCATAGCTTAACGGGTTTTTTAAATTCATATACTGCAGGATTTAGAGGACCTGTCTTATAACCAAAATCCACCTGCATGTTACCACCATTCATCCTATATTGTGATACCCAGTGTTGGATTTGAACACCTTTTGATTGTGCATATACATATACTTCTGGACTTACATTACTATTACTCGTTGTTACTAAACATAAATAAGCCGCTCCCGTTTTTGTTGCTGAATGCTTAAACTCCTCGTATATTCCATCGATAAATCCTTTTATCTGCTTATCTAGTGAAATATTTTTGTTTCTAGCTTTTACTTCCCTCCAAACTGATTTATTATATCTAACCAACATTAGTCTGCTAAAATTAAAATGTAAGCCATCTGAATATGCATCTGGTCGAGATAAAGTTGAACGACCTGTTGCACCTTCAAAGTTGGCATCTTCTTCAAAGTTTTTTTCTCCAAATTTTACAAATGCATTTTCAAATAATTTTCCAGCAAAGTCTCCAATTTGTTTATCAGATATACCATATTTATTTTGAACATAACTATTAAAAATGTTGGCCGTTAATGGATTCCATTCTGAACTACTCGCTCCGTCTTCATCTTCTGAAACATTCGCTGTTGCTCCGTTACTCGCTGTTGCAGTACCATTATTAAAAGTCCATTTCGTTTCCGCATTATTATCAGACTTATTCCATAAATCTTGAATCACAGATTGCGATAGCATTCCATCTGGGTCAACATTAATTACAGGATTATTATAAGCATAATTATAAGGCGTCCAGCGTCTCGATACTTCTGCCAAAGGGTCAACATTCATCCATCGACCAAGTGCAGAGTCATAGTTCCTCGCTCCATAGTCGTACATCCCAAGCCTCAGCTCGTCTTGGCGCTCTTTTCCATTGTACTTATACTTATTCTCAACGCCAGTTTTTACAGTATTATACCCTTCCTGCTTCAATCCAAAAGGATAATAATTATTTTCTTCTTTAATAGCAAGAGTTTTATCATAACTGATTCTAATGTTGCCCAGATGATCTTTGTATTGGTAAATATATCTATAAGAACTTCCAGATGGTTCAGCATAACCTTCTGCAGTTGGGAAAAATTTTAATACGCCATTTTCATACTGATAACCTCCCAGATAATCTGTAGTTATAGCTGTTTTCCCTGTTTCGCTTACAGTCTTCTGGACCTTTTGTCCCGCTGCATTGTAAAGGTACACAATATTCCCAGCAGTGCCAAAGGTAATTTTTAACGGCAGATTTAAATGGTTATAGGTTATTGCCGTTATGTTTTTATTGGCATCAGAGATCATATTTCCGTTTAGGTCATAAGTATAATCATCTCCTGTGTTGGTACCATCTATAAATCCTATTGTTTTATTGCTGCTGTCGGCAACTTTTACCAGCTGGTTGCTTTTATTGGTATTGGAATAGGTATAAACTAAATTATCAATTGGAGTTACCGTTTCGCTGTTTCCGTTACGGTAAATTTCTTTCTATATTCATTTTCGATCCTCATTGCATTCACGAGCAAGATGCTCGCACCAGCCAGGGATTTCCTTTGCGGACACGGAAAGAATTTCCGCGCGATCGTTGCGGATATTCGAGCGATCGGGTTGTTTTTGCTACATAAATGCGAGAACTTTTTCTTTTCAATTCAGATTTACGACAGGCATTTATGCAACAAAAACAAGCACACTTACCAAAGTTTAAAACACAAAAAAAACCGCCGATTGGCGAGGTTTTCTTTTTTATATCTTTATCGATGATCTTTGCGTTCACGGAAAAAATTTCCGCGCTATCGCTGTCGATAGATCTGCGCGATCGGGTCTAATAACTAAGATACAAATAAATTTGCGCGATCAATAATCTTCCATAAATTATTCGTCTTTTTAAAAATTATTAAATCCGCTCTTTTACTATGCCCTACCGATTTAATTAAAACTAACATAATTTTATTTTCATACATTTTGAAATTACAAAGCTCGATTTCACCTACGAAGTTTGGTTTTTCAATCGAAGAATCAGTATAAATATTATATTTACCAATTGATTTAGGAAAATGTGAAGTTAATTGAAAATTTTCATATTTCCCCTTTCTTAGAATTTCACCATATAATTTATCTAATTTGGAATTTTTACTAAATAAATCATTTATATCTCTACTGATAATTTTATCATAAACAATTGAATCTACCAAGTTAACAGAAAATGGAACTTTAGGAATTATCTGTTTTTTATTAGAATCAAATTTTTCTTCTTCTATGAATGGTACAGGTATAAATGTTCCTGTTTTATAGGCAAACGTATCTACTAATTGTATAAAATTATCAGCAATCACAGCTTCTTTATTTATACTTTCTTTTTTACAGCTAAGTAAAAAACAGAAAGTTATTGTCATATAAAATATGAGTATTCTGTTAATCTTTAAAAATCCAACCTTTTCCATATTTTTTAAGTAGTTTATATGCGTTCTCATTGTCAATCATTTCGTAGGGACTAAATATTTGTTGTTCAAAACCATCCCCATATTCATACGGTGATTCACTCAATTTATTTTTCATCCTACCATAGTGAACAAATTCATGTAAAATTGTAATTGCTACTAAAAATGATGTTGCTTGAAGCCTTTCATTATTTTTAACAATTTCTAGACCATTTGCCCATTTTAGATTAACTTTCATTGTACCATCTGGAGCTGTTGTGCCAAATTTCGCTTTGATTACTTCCGTTAATAGAGTCCCTCCTTTACCATATTCTAGTTCTTCTAATACTTCCATAGTAGAAAACCCCGAATAGCGAGCTAGCCAATCAAGTATATTCGAATTACTTTTGACATACGCTTTAAGTTGTTTAACAGTCTTTGTGAATCGTGGTCTTGTCTTCTCATAATCTGAACCCTTTGGAAATTTTATACTATATTCATTATTTGTATTAGAGTCGTTGCTACTTTC
This portion of the Flavobacterium gelatinilyticum genome encodes:
- a CDS encoding RHS repeat domain-containing protein is translated as MISDANKNITAITYNHLNLPLKITFGTAGNIVYLYNAAGQKVQKTVSETGKTAITTDYLGGYQYENGVLKFFPTAEGYAEPSGSSYRYIYQYKDHLGNIRISYDKTLAIKEENNYYPFGLKQEGYNTVKTGVENKYKYNGKERQDELRLGMYDYGARNYDSALGRWMNVDPLAEVSRRWTPYNYAYNNPVINVDPDGMLSQSVIQDLWNKSDNNAETKWTFNNGTATASNGATANVSEDEDGASSSEWNPLTANIFNSYVQNKYGISDKQIGDFAGKLFENAFVKFGEKNFEEDANFEGATGRSTLSRPDAYSDGLHFNFSRLMLVRYNKSVWREVKARNKNISLDKQIKGFIDGIYEEFKHSATKTGAAYLCLVTTSNSNVSPEVYVYAQSKGVQIQHWVSQYRMNGGNMQVDFGYKTGPLNPAVYEFKKPVKL